DNA sequence from the Leptospiraceae bacterium genome:
CAAAAAATGCGTTCAGCCAAGCAACACATGACTATTGTAGTAGATGAATACGGAGGTGTGGCCGGCCTTCTAACCCTGGAGGACATAATAGAAGAAATATTTGGCTCCATTGAAGATGAGACCGATGATGCAGAGGATACTCCCATTCATGATATGAAACCCAATTCCTTTGTGATTTCCGGTGAGGCTGAACTAAGTGAATTGAGTGATATCCTTGAAGGAGAAGACATGGAAGAATACAAAGATGTTAGAACCATAGCCGGCCTCTTCTTAGAAAAGCATCAGGATATGCCCAGAGAAGGAAGTATGGTAACCATAAAAACAGGAAGCCTGACGGTGGAAAAAATGGAAGGGAATAAAATAATCGATATCCGTTATGATTTTGCACCGGTAAATGTAGTACCTATCCAGGAAGAGTATGACTGAGAATCAGAATGAAATTTTAATTGCTGTTACCGGGGGAATCGCTGCTTATAAAACCTGTGAATTAATCCGTCTCCTGGTTAAAGATGGGTATTCGGTTCGGGTGCTCATGACAGAAAATGCACAACAGTTTATAGGCAGAATTACTTTTGAAACCCTGAGTGGAAAACCGGTAGGAATTGAAGAATATGAATTCGGAATGCCGCATATAGAAATGAAAAATCGAGCAGCAGTCTTTGCAGTTGTTCCGGCTACAGCCAATTCCATCGGTAAGCTGGCAAACGGAATTGCGGATGGACTTTTAGGATCTACCTATCTTGCCCTCCAATGTCCAACAATTATTGCCCCGGCCATGAACCCTGCCATGTACTTTCATCCTGCGGTACAAAGGAATCTAAAAACTTTAAAAGAAGATGGAGCTCTTATAGTCGAACCGGAAGAAGGAATCGTTGCCTGCGGAGATTTTGGTCCGGGCAAACTGGCAGATGTCGAAAAAATTAAAAAAGCAATACTCTCTAAATATCCAAAAAAATAAGCGAAAGGGTAAATTTCAGTTTACAAAAGTATCTTGATTCATATCATTTTTGTAATTTCAAAATAGGGGTT
Encoded proteins:
- a CDS encoding phosphopantothenoylcysteine decarboxylase gives rise to the protein MTENQNEILIAVTGGIAAYKTCELIRLLVKDGYSVRVLMTENAQQFIGRITFETLSGKPVGIEEYEFGMPHIEMKNRAAVFAVVPATANSIGKLANGIADGLLGSTYLALQCPTIIAPAMNPAMYFHPAVQRNLKTLKEDGALIVEPEEGIVACGDFGPGKLADVEKIKKAILSKYPKK